In Kordiimonas pumila, a single genomic region encodes these proteins:
- a CDS encoding helix-turn-helix transcriptional regulator, producing the protein MMNEACTIDHNYQKNDQTSLKVGSRFSDVIDSYERNFNAYHKQYPFLDSGVKNNKKNGTYIVKGHYPSENGSLNSNPYEYRLYEFNDSFGMIVTKCAIDFPCTIEVIGSGWIALQFRLSGQTLDQFSDSGEQQICSGPCIALYTLPEGTKKTVSFDGPQYVQAVTVFFRNSFLKDRMASFPAEAQKIAEHLKPHSKKIHMQIYPMMPALQKMLKSIITDTSDPSINKLLAEAKCLELLANFIQTGELFNEHDERSIKLSLRDKHCLQEAKDFLAQNFTAPPTLMILARMVGVNRRKLAQGFKQVYGETVYQFCIRKRMTHGYELIRHEGLSITAAALEVGYSDPGSFSKTFKQYYGTSPKNAHQLFVH; encoded by the coding sequence ATGATGAATGAAGCATGTACAATAGATCATAATTACCAAAAAAATGACCAAACCAGCCTAAAGGTTGGCAGCCGGTTTTCAGATGTCATTGATAGCTATGAGCGCAACTTTAACGCCTATCACAAGCAGTATCCTTTTCTGGATTCAGGGGTTAAAAACAACAAAAAGAACGGCACATATATTGTTAAAGGCCATTACCCAAGCGAGAATGGCAGCCTGAACAGCAACCCCTATGAATACCGCCTTTATGAGTTTAACGACTCTTTTGGTATGATTGTTACCAAATGCGCAATCGACTTCCCTTGCACGATAGAGGTCATCGGTAGTGGCTGGATTGCATTACAGTTTCGCTTGTCTGGTCAAACACTGGATCAATTTAGTGACAGCGGCGAACAACAAATCTGTTCTGGCCCGTGCATTGCTCTCTACACCCTGCCTGAAGGTACGAAAAAGACAGTATCTTTTGACGGCCCGCAATATGTTCAGGCTGTTACTGTTTTTTTCAGAAACTCATTCCTGAAAGACAGAATGGCAAGTTTCCCTGCCGAAGCTCAAAAAATTGCAGAACACCTGAAGCCGCATTCGAAGAAAATACATATGCAGATCTATCCTATGATGCCTGCCCTGCAAAAGATGCTAAAATCCATCATTACAGACACCTCAGATCCAAGCATCAATAAATTATTGGCAGAAGCCAAGTGTCTGGAGTTACTTGCAAACTTTATCCAGACCGGAGAACTATTTAATGAGCATGATGAGCGAAGCATAAAGCTCAGCCTTCGGGACAAACACTGCCTGCAAGAAGCGAAAGACTTCCTCGCTCAAAACTTTACAGCCCCCCCTACACTTATGATTCTAGCAAGAATGGTGGGGGTCAACAGACGAAAACTCGCCCAAGGCTTCAAACAGGTTTACGGAGAAACTGTCTATCAGTTCTGTATTCGAAAAAGAATGACCCACGGCTATGAACTCATTAGGCACGAAGGGCTTTCTATCACTGCGGCGGCCCTAGAAGTTGGCTACAGTGACCCCGGTAGCTTCTCCAAAACATTCAAGCAATATTACGGAACATCACCCAAAAACGCACATCAGCTGTTTGTGCACTAA
- a CDS encoding gamma-glutamyltransferase: MRKSFKKICSAGTSLALSFSFAFSPAYGSEVNLKPSNWEQGQFEKFMQIEETKFPGNPEAKGYMGAVTGSYHGLAQRAGLEALKQGGTSVDAALTTAMTQIALGGGAVISYFGIMTMVHYDAATGEVTSMNAGWNTVQNETDPLSIPGGINMASKAGLFAGEASGRSALVGGFMKAVEAAHKRYGKLPFKKLFDPAIMIAEEGIPFNNSLAGYLTPRKEDLSRLPESKAVFTKENGEFYEVGDHFIQPALAKTLKKVATQGSDYMYKGPWGEKLVAAVQADGGKMTMEDLANYEVMWVDPIKTPHSGYTVYANGLPAQGGVHMVEALHLSEAANIAQLGHWSKNPESLRRASALTFNMLFSSIPQPVLEQMYPGIDMSLESRIKPETAQKIWSRMEAGVMPVQYAEQKPSHSDTVVAVDKWGNMTAIVHSINSVVWGKTAIIIDGVSIGDPGAFQKELIAQTGQGKRLPDPTEAGLLFKNGAPVLAFSSMATGLHQQTFQSLVNVMDFGMTPKEALDAPAFFLPRPVGGDAEKGIPPKWMVRVMDGEFDDTILEATGLPIEKIKPEDRRYIQGLWVGIARDPKTGEIKAASHPYTNGQAVAY; this comes from the coding sequence ATGAGGAAATCGTTCAAAAAAATCTGCTCGGCGGGCACATCTCTGGCTCTGTCATTTTCATTTGCTTTTTCACCCGCTTACGGCAGCGAGGTCAATTTAAAGCCCTCAAACTGGGAACAGGGGCAATTTGAAAAATTCATGCAAATTGAAGAAACAAAATTCCCCGGGAACCCAGAGGCAAAAGGGTATATGGGTGCCGTTACCGGCAGTTACCACGGTTTGGCACAAAGAGCAGGGTTAGAGGCACTAAAACAAGGGGGAACCTCTGTAGATGCGGCCTTAACCACTGCCATGACCCAGATTGCTCTTGGGGGTGGTGCTGTTATCAGTTATTTTGGCATCATGACCATGGTGCACTATGACGCAGCCACCGGCGAAGTAACCTCCATGAATGCGGGCTGGAATACTGTCCAGAATGAAACAGACCCTCTCAGTATCCCGGGTGGAATTAATATGGCCAGTAAAGCTGGACTTTTCGCTGGTGAAGCAAGTGGCCGCTCAGCACTAGTTGGCGGCTTCATGAAGGCCGTAGAAGCAGCTCATAAACGGTACGGCAAACTGCCCTTTAAAAAGCTATTTGACCCCGCCATTATGATTGCAGAAGAGGGCATTCCCTTTAACAACAGCTTGGCCGGGTACCTCACGCCCCGGAAAGAAGACCTGAGCAGACTTCCTGAATCAAAAGCAGTTTTTACAAAAGAAAATGGCGAATTTTATGAGGTCGGTGATCACTTTATACAACCAGCGCTCGCTAAAACCCTGAAAAAAGTTGCCACACAAGGCAGTGACTATATGTACAAGGGACCATGGGGAGAAAAGCTGGTAGCCGCAGTGCAGGCAGATGGCGGCAAAATGACCATGGAAGACCTTGCAAATTACGAGGTTATGTGGGTCGATCCCATCAAAACACCTCACAGTGGTTACACCGTATATGCAAACGGCCTCCCAGCCCAAGGCGGTGTTCATATGGTTGAAGCCTTGCACCTCAGTGAAGCAGCAAATATTGCACAGCTGGGCCACTGGTCAAAGAATCCAGAATCATTGCGCCGTGCATCTGCCCTAACATTTAACATGTTATTTTCCTCTATCCCACAGCCGGTACTAGAACAGATGTACCCCGGTATTGACATGAGCCTTGAAAGCCGAATCAAGCCTGAAACTGCTCAAAAGATTTGGAGCCGCATGGAAGCTGGCGTAATGCCGGTTCAATATGCAGAACAAAAACCCTCTCATTCTGACACCGTGGTTGCGGTAGATAAATGGGGAAACATGACCGCCATTGTACATTCAATCAACAGCGTTGTCTGGGGTAAAACGGCTATTATTATTGATGGTGTATCCATTGGTGACCCTGGCGCGTTCCAAAAAGAGCTTATTGCACAAACAGGCCAAGGAAAACGCCTCCCTGACCCAACTGAAGCCGGTTTACTTTTCAAAAACGGCGCACCTGTGTTAGCTTTCTCGTCTATGGCTACAGGCTTGCACCAACAGACGTTCCAATCGCTTGTGAATGTAATGGATTTTGGCATGACACCCAAGGAAGCACTTGATGCGCCAGCATTCTTCTTACCGCGTCCAGTTGGTGGTGACGCTGAAAAAGGAATACCGCCCAAATGGATGGTCCGTGTCATGGATGGAGAATTCGATGATACCATACTTGAGGCCACAGGGCTACCAATTGAAAAAATAAAGCCAGAAGACCGACGCTATATTCAAGGCTTGTGGGTAGGTATAGCCCGTGACCCCAAAACAGGCGAAATAAAAGCTGCATCACACCCATACACAAATGGTCAAGCTGTAGCCTATTAA
- a CDS encoding TonB-dependent receptor, producing MKPYLYGVSALGLMMGNVPILAQANDKEDVIVMEEVVVTARFREQGVQGISSSIKAFGQSDLQRLGIVDTSDLVRFTPGLNMQERGPNRNEMNIRGVTNFLTTQDNLPSARPVGIYVDDVPVNTLGGSQVEIRAFDLRQVEVLRGPQGTLFGEGASAGAVRYFTQDPDLENVSGSVEAELTNVANGGEDFGLRAALNMPVVQEKLGIRIAGGRYASPGYVDVVDGDKDINDYSAYFVRGTVLFKPTDALKVRLTGTYDTSKLGSLGLITGDPSEYQVNLPVGDDKIKDNYFYLSGNIAYDFGSFVLTSITSYFDRSRNRQVYDQIYSLSNSLTTYPYFGVLDESYAIDGINYSQFSQEIRFVSQFDGPFQISAGAFYRDFEFTSKDGDVISNSYLLFGLPSNSLSESLEILGYGDGDADPFSNAGKQYSVFAEVEYSFNEQWKIIAGLRSHNETIDVFTPAATTVIFGAPFGLPEISEEVKISTLLPMAALEFHVNNNLLLYARYATGARNGNLNSPATLATMEVFAPGSSQGFEAYKDDRTETYELGLKSTLLDRKVTFNLAGFYTDYTDMQSAISVAPLGFGLFLNAGKARNIGVEAEINAHVNEHLRVYGGFSYIEAELGEDLETNQLTGAVLPKGTQLPNTPKTSFNFGGEYTDRISDMLEWYVNTSYVYTGDYVSTFSATAIPIGDFGILNAGFGVRAEDWSLGFYVSNLTNESDFVSINAFDNAFMAQGYTLPGGVTFNEQFAQPPRRMRLVFRYNF from the coding sequence ATGAAGCCATATTTATATGGGGTGTCGGCGCTTGGCCTGATGATGGGGAATGTGCCCATCTTGGCACAGGCAAATGATAAAGAAGACGTAATAGTGATGGAAGAAGTTGTCGTTACTGCTCGGTTTAGAGAGCAGGGTGTACAGGGTATCAGTTCATCAATTAAGGCTTTTGGACAAAGTGACCTGCAACGCCTTGGTATTGTAGATACTAGTGACCTTGTGCGCTTTACACCGGGCCTGAATATGCAGGAGCGAGGGCCTAATAGAAATGAAATGAACATCCGCGGTGTTACCAATTTTTTAACAACGCAGGATAACCTGCCGTCGGCGCGCCCCGTGGGTATTTATGTAGATGATGTGCCTGTGAACACCCTTGGTGGCTCACAGGTGGAAATTCGGGCTTTTGATTTGCGACAGGTTGAAGTCCTGCGCGGCCCACAAGGGACCCTTTTTGGGGAAGGGGCAAGTGCGGGTGCTGTGCGTTATTTCACGCAGGACCCTGACCTCGAAAATGTTTCAGGCTCTGTTGAGGCTGAATTAACAAATGTTGCAAACGGTGGTGAAGATTTTGGTCTTCGTGCTGCCTTGAATATGCCCGTGGTACAAGAAAAGCTGGGCATTCGCATTGCAGGTGGGCGCTATGCTTCACCAGGGTATGTAGATGTTGTTGACGGTGATAAGGATATTAACGACTATTCTGCTTATTTTGTTCGCGGGACAGTGCTCTTTAAGCCTACTGATGCCCTTAAAGTAAGACTTACTGGCACATATGATACATCCAAGCTTGGTTCATTGGGTTTGATTACGGGTGACCCGTCAGAGTACCAAGTTAATTTACCGGTCGGTGACGACAAAATAAAAGATAATTATTTTTATCTATCTGGCAATATTGCTTATGATTTTGGCAGCTTTGTTCTGACCTCTATCACAAGTTACTTTGACCGTAGCCGTAACCGTCAAGTTTATGATCAGATTTATTCTCTGTCGAACTCGCTAACGACATATCCGTATTTTGGCGTGCTTGATGAAAGTTATGCAATTGACGGGATTAATTATAGCCAGTTTTCACAGGAAATTCGATTTGTATCGCAGTTTGACGGCCCGTTCCAGATCTCTGCTGGTGCCTTTTACCGCGACTTTGAGTTCACCTCAAAGGATGGTGATGTAATTTCGAACTCCTACTTACTTTTTGGCTTGCCAAGCAATAGCCTTTCAGAGTCACTTGAAATTTTGGGGTACGGTGATGGAGATGCAGATCCTTTTTCAAACGCAGGCAAGCAGTATTCTGTTTTTGCAGAGGTTGAATATAGCTTTAATGAGCAGTGGAAGATCATTGCCGGCCTAAGAAGCCATAATGAAACCATTGATGTGTTCACACCAGCTGCCACAACTGTTATTTTTGGAGCTCCATTTGGCCTTCCTGAAATATCTGAAGAGGTGAAAATAAGCACTCTTTTGCCCATGGCAGCGCTTGAATTCCATGTAAATAATAATTTATTGCTGTATGCTCGCTATGCTACAGGCGCCCGGAATGGTAACCTGAACTCACCCGCGACACTTGCTACAATGGAAGTGTTTGCACCTGGCTCAAGTCAGGGTTTTGAGGCATACAAGGATGATCGAACAGAAACTTATGAATTGGGTCTGAAGTCTACCCTTTTAGACCGTAAGGTTACATTCAATCTTGCGGGCTTCTACACAGATTATACCGACATGCAAAGTGCTATATCGGTAGCCCCTCTTGGATTTGGATTGTTTCTGAATGCGGGTAAAGCACGCAATATAGGGGTTGAAGCTGAAATAAACGCTCATGTGAACGAGCATTTAAGGGTGTATGGAGGTTTTAGCTATATTGAAGCGGAACTTGGCGAAGATCTTGAGACGAACCAGTTAACAGGAGCTGTGCTTCCAAAAGGTACCCAGCTTCCGAATACGCCGAAAACCAGCTTTAACTTTGGTGGTGAATATACGGACCGTATCTCGGATATGCTGGAGTGGTATGTAAACACTTCTTATGTTTATACCGGCGATTATGTTTCCACATTCAGTGCAACAGCCATTCCGATTGGGGATTTTGGTATTCTGAATGCAGGTTTTGGTGTTCGGGCGGAAGATTGGTCACTTGGATTTTATGTTTCTAATCTCACAAATGAGTCTGACTTTGTAAGCATAAATGCATTTGATAATGCATTTATGGCCCAAGGATACACATTGCCAGGGGGCGTTACGTTCAACGAACAGTTTGCCCAACCACCTCGGCGAATGAGATTGGTGTTCCGGTATAATTTCTAA
- a CDS encoding M20/M25/M40 family metallo-hydrolase, with translation MNSINRNMIISGIWMFLAACSAEQNSTQNMQESQATTITRPKFAVTTTRAYDTSSIKPYEENHSDIYAHIDANKEAHIKEVQRWLRQPSISASNTGIAEMAEMVRQDFENMGFQEAALVKTDGHPGVWGYYDAGAEKTLMVYMMYDVQPVNPEDWKSPPFEANLIEDEKLGTIIMARGATNQKGPERAFLNAVSSILATQGTLPVNLMITVEGEEELGSPHYPQIIDKYEDRLKTADGVFFPYNSQSPDGTASFMLGVKGILYFEAEAHGGTWGGPQTAEIHSSLKAAVDSPVWRLNKALSSLVSEDGNTILVPGYYDGITPPTEEEMELINSMVKTDETDKLKTAFNVDHFIDNQTGVDVQMELIYTPTLNIDGIWGGYSGPGVKTILPHKATAKLDSRLPLGLDPDISFKLIREHLDAQGYGDITLRKMASYPGSQTSVNTPLVQSFIKVFNKYGASSSINPRIAGSAPFYQFTSRLKLPMVPAGLGFGTGAHAPNEIMLIDPKDGVKAAGLTEIEKAYVDLLFSFAATEE, from the coding sequence ATGAACTCAATAAACCGTAACATGATAATATCAGGCATATGGATGTTCCTCGCTGCCTGTAGTGCTGAACAAAACTCAACGCAGAACATGCAGGAATCACAGGCAACAACAATCACTCGGCCAAAGTTCGCCGTTACGACAACAAGGGCCTATGATACATCCAGTATCAAACCATATGAAGAAAACCATTCTGACATCTACGCCCATATTGACGCCAACAAAGAGGCGCACATCAAAGAAGTACAAAGGTGGTTAAGGCAACCTTCCATAAGTGCATCAAACACAGGCATTGCTGAAATGGCTGAGATGGTCCGCCAAGACTTTGAAAATATGGGGTTTCAGGAAGCTGCACTTGTCAAAACAGACGGGCACCCTGGTGTATGGGGCTACTATGATGCTGGTGCTGAAAAAACCTTGATGGTTTATATGATGTACGATGTTCAACCTGTTAACCCGGAAGACTGGAAAAGCCCTCCTTTTGAAGCCAACCTCATTGAAGACGAAAAACTTGGCACTATCATAATGGCAAGAGGCGCTACCAATCAAAAAGGCCCAGAACGTGCATTTTTAAACGCCGTATCATCCATACTTGCCACACAGGGCACACTGCCCGTTAATCTTATGATCACAGTTGAAGGGGAAGAAGAGTTAGGCTCCCCCCACTACCCACAGATTATTGATAAGTATGAAGACCGCCTGAAAACCGCAGACGGCGTTTTCTTCCCCTATAATTCCCAGTCACCTGATGGCACTGCCTCCTTCATGCTTGGGGTAAAAGGCATTTTATATTTTGAAGCAGAAGCCCATGGCGGCACGTGGGGTGGCCCGCAAACAGCAGAAATACATAGTTCCCTGAAAGCCGCAGTAGATTCGCCTGTGTGGCGTCTCAATAAAGCGCTTTCAAGTCTTGTAAGCGAAGACGGCAATACTATTTTAGTGCCCGGCTATTATGATGGCATCACACCCCCAACAGAGGAAGAGATGGAACTGATCAATAGCATGGTCAAAACAGACGAAACGGACAAGCTGAAAACCGCTTTCAATGTGGATCATTTCATTGACAACCAAACCGGTGTTGATGTGCAAATGGAGCTGATTTACACTCCAACACTGAACATTGATGGCATTTGGGGTGGTTATTCTGGTCCGGGCGTTAAAACAATTCTGCCCCACAAAGCAACGGCAAAGCTGGACTCGCGCCTACCATTAGGGCTTGATCCAGATATAAGCTTTAAACTGATTAGAGAGCATTTAGATGCACAGGGCTACGGCGATATTACCCTACGTAAAATGGCAAGCTACCCAGGTTCACAAACATCAGTAAACACGCCGCTGGTCCAATCATTCATCAAAGTATTCAATAAATACGGGGCATCATCTTCTATTAATCCGCGTATAGCAGGTAGCGCACCCTTTTATCAGTTCACGTCAAGGCTGAAACTGCCCATGGTACCCGCCGGCCTAGGCTTTGGCACAGGTGCACATGCGCCAAATGAAATCATGCTTATTGACCCAAAAGACGGCGTAAAAGCTGCAGGTCTAACTGAAATCGAAAAAGCCTACGTAGACTTATTATTCTCCTTCGCCGCAACAGAAGAATAA
- a CDS encoding TonB-dependent receptor: MRKIIVSPAVLCALLSSVGTAALVPGTVLAAETTQIEEIVISARKREESLQDVPLAVTAVMGADIEKQGLEDITDLYGRVPGVYFSYGGGAAPTSDFNYISMRGVGFNGGLEPAVGVFIDGMYQPQVGFDTAFLDLERIEVLRGPQGTLFGRNTQAGAINMVTRKPDEEMRGRVSAEIAEFGTYRVSASMSGAIGENLYAGVSAEYSRTDGYIYNRTLDIDEDPSEQITARGSLRWVPNEDLEIVFTADALKKDFNDMAVGVPLGGVKYEALADEHDEDHKDNVGLQLNIDYNLTPDITLTSITGYRKASSDITLDYDGIPTDQSILVFPSDPSSPLSADPVAAQGLRHQVMLDQEFMSEELRLSGATDKLDWLVGLYYFEQKMDQGREFDFGPGARYVPLYIRERFFENRDGWAAFAQGSYSLTDRFELTAGVRYSEESVNVGGDRVLALYGTTFIPLDKTGDADYDNVSFMFSAGYDLTDTVNMYATFAQGWKAGGLNRFPSRENAVLSYEDEKSENWEIGVKSTFFDNAVVMNLSAFWIEITGQQLLNTVPDPNGLTPVTVIDNAADSSSRGFELELFAYPSDQLQFSGNVAYADTEFKDFLKVDGSGNAVDFSGKHFENTPKLTAAANVTYTLPISAEADIELFASYRYVDGTTVADGSLVAALGAQLEVPSYDRLDMRVSYVNDTGWRLSAYVDNLFDSYDYTSISRDLVAGGESYFIKPLEPRQFGLVVSKEF; encoded by the coding sequence TTGAGAAAAATAATAGTATCACCAGCGGTTTTGTGTGCATTGCTTTCATCGGTTGGCACAGCGGCACTTGTGCCGGGCACAGTGCTTGCTGCGGAAACAACACAAATAGAAGAAATTGTTATTTCAGCTCGGAAGCGGGAAGAAAGTTTGCAAGATGTGCCTCTGGCTGTCACGGCAGTGATGGGAGCAGATATAGAAAAGCAGGGCCTTGAAGATATCACGGACCTGTACGGCAGAGTTCCGGGGGTATATTTTTCGTATGGAGGTGGTGCAGCACCAACAAGTGACTTTAATTATATTTCCATGCGCGGTGTAGGCTTTAATGGCGGCTTAGAGCCTGCCGTGGGTGTTTTTATTGATGGCATGTATCAGCCTCAGGTTGGCTTTGATACAGCGTTTCTTGATCTAGAGCGGATTGAGGTACTGCGGGGCCCACAAGGTACCCTCTTTGGGCGAAACACTCAGGCAGGAGCTATCAATATGGTAACCCGCAAGCCTGATGAAGAGATGCGGGGACGTGTTTCTGCCGAGATTGCAGAGTTTGGCACATACCGGGTTTCAGCCAGCATGAGCGGCGCAATAGGTGAAAACCTATATGCGGGTGTTAGCGCTGAATACAGTCGTACGGATGGTTATATTTATAATCGTACCCTAGATATTGATGAGGACCCGTCAGAGCAAATAACTGCCCGTGGTTCGCTTCGCTGGGTTCCAAATGAAGATTTGGAAATTGTATTTACGGCTGATGCTTTGAAAAAAGATTTCAATGATATGGCAGTGGGTGTACCTTTGGGGGGCGTAAAATATGAAGCGTTGGCTGATGAACACGATGAAGACCATAAGGATAATGTGGGTCTTCAATTGAATATCGATTACAACTTAACCCCAGATATTACGCTTACGTCCATTACGGGGTACCGTAAGGCTAGTTCAGATATCACACTTGATTATGATGGGATACCAACAGACCAGAGTATTCTTGTGTTTCCGTCAGACCCATCAAGCCCGCTTTCAGCAGACCCTGTTGCGGCTCAGGGGCTTCGGCATCAGGTTATGCTTGATCAGGAGTTCATGAGTGAAGAGCTTCGGCTTTCGGGCGCAACTGACAAGTTGGATTGGCTTGTTGGCCTTTATTATTTTGAACAGAAAATGGACCAGGGACGGGAGTTTGATTTTGGACCGGGTGCCCGTTATGTACCACTTTATATCCGTGAGCGTTTTTTTGAAAACAGGGATGGCTGGGCGGCTTTTGCTCAAGGTAGTTATAGTCTGACCGATCGTTTTGAATTAACGGCAGGTGTGCGCTACTCTGAAGAATCTGTAAATGTTGGCGGTGACCGTGTTCTGGCACTTTATGGTACCACTTTCATTCCGCTCGATAAAACGGGTGACGCAGATTATGACAATGTGTCCTTCATGTTCTCGGCCGGGTATGACCTTACTGATACTGTGAATATGTATGCGACATTTGCCCAAGGTTGGAAAGCAGGTGGCTTGAACAGGTTCCCGTCTCGCGAAAATGCGGTACTTTCCTATGAGGATGAAAAATCTGAAAACTGGGAAATCGGCGTTAAATCGACCTTCTTTGATAATGCTGTTGTTATGAACCTTTCCGCTTTCTGGATTGAGATCACCGGGCAGCAGCTCTTAAATACAGTACCAGATCCGAACGGCCTTACACCGGTTACTGTTATCGATAATGCCGCAGATAGTAGCAGTCGAGGCTTTGAGTTGGAACTGTTTGCTTATCCTTCTGACCAATTACAGTTTAGTGGAAATGTGGCATATGCAGATACCGAATTTAAAGATTTCCTCAAGGTTGATGGTTCTGGAAATGCGGTTGATTTCTCTGGTAAACATTTTGAAAACACACCAAAACTGACAGCAGCAGCTAATGTTACATATACGCTGCCTATTTCAGCCGAGGCCGATATTGAACTGTTCGCATCATACCGGTATGTGGACGGCACAACGGTGGCTGATGGTTCTTTGGTGGCGGCGCTTGGTGCCCAGCTTGAAGTGCCAAGCTATGACCGCCTTGATATGAGGGTGAGCTACGTGAATGATACTGGCTGGAGGCTATCAGCATATGTTGATAACCTGTTCGACAGTTATGATTATACGTCGATTTCGAGAGACCTTGTTGCGGGCGGTGAATCCTATTTTATCAAACCGCTTGAACCACGCCAGTTTGGCCTTGTGGTTAGTAAAGAGTTTTAA
- a CDS encoding gamma-glutamyltransferase: MYGWLYWFEPERANEVDINRRTFVMNAGAGLASTALASHTLHASGFVATEATMAGTKTEQSWKPLSDEKRRQLIDKAHFGFKEKVSGTKGVAVSTHPLASHAAMQVLEDGGNAADAIVAASLMQTVVEPHMTCLTGVFSMLYYEAKTGKIYYLNGSNNRPLNHPKDWGISSLTKDLKTGMGVTTPGYWAGVEAALARFGVLSKKRIMAPAIHYARNGFETHPFLWGEIFAEVAQVGKTPQGREIFMPNGFVPRPGEKLYQKRAADLLERLAEEGSDYYYRGAFAQKFSETVQRAGGCITPEDFEKYEVRWDEPAVSSYRGYTTVGSPPPDHGGTNVLEVLNQMENIDFGVWGAPWASGDTAFKLLQVIADVSTDTVVRNFKGTSLPMEERLSKERAARRFKALGNEVPQSPWKILFENAAPPPPGSNHLTVIDGAGNAATVLHSIMSWPWSNGLFVDGVSICAASAHYASGLPKRGERINAGIVPTMVFKNGKPVIVGGSPSVSVVPSVVQNIINHIDFGLDIKASVEKPRLGGGSISNPGAYLMEAGMGDSVISRARELGVPLDVVNPYNWHHGSFDGLFVDGHGVVSGCGDPRRTAMAMAL; encoded by the coding sequence ATGTATGGTTGGTTATATTGGTTTGAACCAGAAAGGGCTAATGAGGTGGATATAAATCGTAGAACATTTGTTATGAATGCTGGGGCAGGATTAGCTTCTACAGCTTTAGCAAGTCATACTTTGCACGCAAGTGGCTTTGTTGCAACTGAGGCAACGATGGCAGGCACCAAGACAGAGCAGTCGTGGAAACCTCTGTCAGATGAAAAGCGGCGTCAATTGATCGATAAGGCGCATTTTGGCTTTAAGGAAAAGGTTTCGGGCACAAAAGGTGTTGCGGTTTCCACGCATCCTCTTGCGTCTCATGCAGCTATGCAGGTGCTGGAAGATGGTGGTAATGCAGCTGACGCTATTGTTGCAGCCAGCTTGATGCAGACAGTTGTTGAGCCGCACATGACCTGTCTTACTGGCGTGTTTTCAATGCTTTATTACGAGGCCAAGACCGGTAAAATATATTATCTTAATGGTAGTAATAATAGACCACTTAATCACCCAAAAGACTGGGGCATCTCTAGTCTGACTAAAGATCTGAAGACGGGAATGGGAGTTACAACGCCGGGATACTGGGCCGGTGTTGAGGCCGCCTTGGCGCGCTTTGGCGTACTGTCGAAAAAGCGTATTATGGCGCCAGCTATTCATTATGCCCGTAACGGCTTCGAAACGCACCCATTTTTATGGGGGGAGATTTTTGCAGAAGTAGCGCAAGTTGGGAAAACGCCGCAAGGCAGGGAAATATTCATGCCGAATGGTTTTGTCCCGCGTCCAGGTGAAAAATTATATCAAAAGCGTGCGGCTGACCTGCTGGAGCGGCTTGCTGAAGAAGGTTCTGATTATTATTATCGCGGTGCATTTGCGCAGAAGTTTTCCGAGACTGTGCAGAGGGCTGGTGGTTGTATTACGCCTGAAGACTTTGAAAAATATGAAGTCCGCTGGGATGAACCTGCTGTAAGTAGCTACCGTGGTTATACGACGGTTGGTTCACCACCACCTGACCACGGTGGAACCAATGTTCTTGAAGTCCTTAACCAGATGGAAAATATTGATTTTGGTGTTTGGGGTGCTCCTTGGGCATCGGGTGATACAGCCTTCAAGCTGTTACAGGTGATTGCGGATGTCAGTACTGATACTGTCGTTCGCAACTTCAAGGGTACCAGCCTGCCAATGGAAGAAAGGCTTTCAAAGGAAAGGGCGGCAAGAAGGTTTAAGGCTCTCGGTAATGAAGTGCCACAGTCACCTTGGAAAATCCTTTTTGAAAATGCTGCGCCTCCTCCTCCGGGTAGTAATCATCTTACTGTCATTGACGGCGCGGGAAATGCAGCCACTGTTTTGCATTCTATTATGTCGTGGCCGTGGAGCAATGGTCTGTTTGTAGACGGTGTAAGCATTTGTGCCGCCTCTGCGCATTATGCATCTGGCCTGCCCAAGCGGGGTGAGCGCATAAACGCGGGCATTGTGCCAACTATGGTTTTTAAAAACGGCAAGCCCGTAATTGTAGGCGGGTCTCCAAGCGTTTCTGTGGTGCCGTCTGTAGTGCAGAATATTATCAACCACATCGATTTTGGGCTGGATATTAAGGCATCTGTAGAAAAACCCCGATTGGGCGGTGGTTCAATTTCTAATCCGGGGGCCTATCTGATGGAAGCTGGTATGGGAGATAGTGTCATTAGTCGGGCAAGGGAGTTGGGCGTGCCTCTTGACGTTGTGAACCCTTATAATTGGCACCACGGGTCATTTGACGGTCTCTTTGTGGATGGTCACGGCGTGGTTAGTGGTTGTGGGGACCCGAGGAGGACTGCAATGGCGATGGCTTTGTAA